From the Streptomyces syringium genome, one window contains:
- a CDS encoding carbonic anhydrase — protein MTDSLTVQGAFEMLMAGNKRFVAGSPEHPNQDAARRTEVAPGQNPFAVMFGCSDSRLAAEIVFDRGLGDLFVVRTAGHVTGPEVLGSIEYGVSVLGCPLVVVLGHDSCGAVAATRSAVQDGTTASGYVRDVIERVTTSVLAAHAAGRTEEEDFIAEHIRHTVDLLLDRSRTLAEAVAEGRAAVVGLSYRLADGTARLVTAKGIDMKDAAA, from the coding sequence ATGACTGATTCCCTTACTGTCCAGGGCGCCTTCGAGATGTTGATGGCCGGCAACAAGCGGTTCGTCGCCGGTTCCCCGGAGCACCCGAACCAGGATGCCGCGCGCCGCACCGAAGTCGCGCCTGGCCAAAACCCGTTCGCCGTGATGTTCGGATGTTCCGACTCCCGCCTTGCCGCCGAGATCGTCTTCGACCGCGGTCTCGGTGACCTGTTCGTCGTACGCACGGCGGGCCACGTCACGGGCCCGGAGGTGCTCGGCAGCATCGAGTACGGGGTGAGCGTGCTCGGCTGCCCCCTGGTCGTCGTGCTGGGCCACGACTCCTGCGGCGCGGTCGCGGCCACCCGGTCCGCCGTGCAGGACGGCACGACCGCGAGCGGGTACGTCCGGGACGTCATCGAGCGGGTGACCACCAGCGTGCTCGCCGCCCACGCGGCCGGCCGCACTGAGGAGGAGGACTTCATCGCCGAGCACATACGGCACACCGTCGACCTGCTCCTGGACCGCTCCCGCACCCTGGCGGAGGCGGTCGCCGAGGGCCGGGCGGCAGTCGTGGGCCTGTCCTACCGGCTGGCCGACGGCACTGCCCGCCTGGTCACCGCCAAGGGCATCGACATGAAGGACGCCGCAGCCTGA
- a CDS encoding SRPBCC family protein encodes MDVHNVHERVLPVTEREAGALIDGLASEGDRLWPRGPWPPMEFDRPLGPGATGGHGPVRYSVAAYVPATWVRFTFTGPRGFHGFHEYAALPAGDGRTVLRHTLSMAARGPARLAWPLLWRPLHDACLEDSLDRAELACTGAVTRPARWSPYVRLLRALVR; translated from the coding sequence ATGGACGTCCACAACGTGCACGAGCGCGTGTTGCCCGTGACGGAGCGTGAGGCGGGTGCGCTGATCGACGGCCTCGCGAGCGAAGGCGACCGGCTGTGGCCGCGCGGCCCCTGGCCGCCGATGGAGTTCGACCGGCCTCTCGGGCCGGGGGCGACCGGCGGTCACGGCCCCGTCCGCTACAGCGTCGCCGCCTATGTCCCCGCCACGTGGGTCCGCTTCACCTTCACCGGGCCGCGCGGGTTCCACGGCTTCCACGAATACGCCGCCCTGCCCGCCGGTGACGGACGCACCGTTCTGCGCCACACCCTCTCCATGGCCGCCCGCGGCCCGGCCCGCCTCGCCTGGCCGCTCTTGTGGCGCCCGCTCCACGACGCGTGTCTGGAGGACAGCCTCGACCGGGCCGAACTCGCCTGCACCGGGGCGGTGACGAGGCCCGCGCGCTGGAGCCCGTACGTCCGATTGCTGCGGGCCCTCGTCCGCTGA
- a CDS encoding TetR/AcrR family transcriptional regulator produces MARPPRFDLAQLLDAAVRLAAASGPAGVTMSAVAKEVGAPSGSVYHRFAGRTVLLAEVWLRTVEHFQEGWFAALEGETDPRRAGSAAARHVVAWSRAHPQEAALLLYGARDFGRAEWPGEQADRADRGHRRVRDAVAGLATALGATDTAARERVSLAVIDLPLSLVRRHLRAGEALPGHAEDLAEECTAALLT; encoded by the coding sequence ATGGCCCGACCACCCCGTTTCGACCTCGCCCAGCTCCTCGACGCCGCCGTACGGCTCGCCGCGGCCTCCGGGCCGGCCGGTGTGACGATGTCCGCGGTCGCGAAGGAGGTCGGGGCTCCGAGCGGTTCGGTGTACCACCGCTTCGCCGGGCGGACCGTACTGTTGGCCGAGGTGTGGCTGCGGACGGTCGAACACTTCCAGGAGGGCTGGTTCGCTGCCCTCGAAGGTGAGACCGACCCCCGGCGGGCGGGGAGCGCGGCAGCGCGCCACGTCGTCGCCTGGAGCCGCGCGCATCCACAGGAGGCCGCCCTGCTCCTCTACGGCGCCCGGGACTTCGGCCGCGCCGAGTGGCCCGGCGAGCAGGCCGACCGCGCCGACCGCGGCCACCGGCGGGTGCGGGACGCGGTCGCGGGCCTGGCCACCGCCTTGGGCGCCACGGACACCGCGGCCCGGGAACGCGTCTCCCTCGCCGTGATCGATCTGCCGCTCTCGCTCGTCCGCCGCCACCTACGGGCGGGCGAGGCCCTCCCCGGTCACGCGGAGGACCTCGCCGAGGAGTGCACGGCGGCGCTCCTCACCTGA